A section of the Acropora muricata isolate sample 2 chromosome 4, ASM3666990v1, whole genome shotgun sequence genome encodes:
- the LOC136914240 gene encoding L-seryl-tRNA(Sec) kinase-like: protein MVDETSNSAVVLLCGIPASGKSTLSKEIHRYVQKTRGDTIHVIYICYDDFIPRDLNLNDAIAGSQLADELYEEDIAKEQTNSRLDSNAIESSNYSLWKHYRRILVVAVDRLLNIMKNKNNEFRFGSYNSTSEIEGLPPFHMFWKTFQENLSKEITNCCCFSPNDCRLTDTAHIILVDDNMFYHSMRYEYVQLARKYGLGFAEVFLECRLETALRRNNLRSHPVSLHTMQAIFAKMEPPDPQKFPWEQYHLTLKEEGELNAQTLENVVQLILKAQRNPLISEQEDSSEVKEASRVACLRSIVHQADQILRKYITKAIAEAKGSGKGKKELQTLASQLNKQKKVFLESVHNLKNHPHRSNTVQTVMNSTGQCLAGNEEWEKSEASVSVRDLADSQKQSQQGDQNCGQDTLNNSPWTSYSCFDDHRTHFCLQCFPKLEDREEFQLFVEKLFKVLLLQNDY from the exons ATGGTGGACGAAACCTCGAACTCCGCTGTTGTCCTACTATGTGGAATTCCAGCTTCTGGAAAGTCTACTCTTTCTAAAGAGATACACAGATATGTACAGAAAACTAGAGGGGATACTATACATGTGATTTACATTTGTTACGATGATTTCATTCCtcgcgatttgaatttgaatgacGCTATTGCTGGATCTCAACTTGCGGATGAGCTCTACGAAGAAGATATTGCTAAAGAACAAACCAACTCCCGATTGGACTCAAACGCCATCGAATCGTCGAATTATTCTTTATGGAAGCATTATAGGAGGATTTTAGTTGTTGCAGTGGACAGACttttgaatatcatgaaaaataaaaacaatgaattTCGTTTTGGTAGCTACAACAGCACATCAGAAATTGAAGGTTTGCCACCTTTCCATATGTTCTGGAAGACATTTCAAGAGAATTTGTCCAAAGAGATTACAAATTGTTGCTGCTTCTCTCCAAATGATTGTAG ATTGACTGACACTGCACACATAATCCTAGTGGACGATAATATGTTCTACCACAGCATGCGGTATGAGTACGTTCAGCTTGCTCGCAAAT ATGGTCTCGGATTTGCAGAAGTTTTCTTGGAGTGCCGTCTGGAAACTGCCTTGAGAAGGAACAACTTACGCAGCCATCCTGTTTCTTTGCACACCATGCAGGCTATATTTGCTAAAATGGAGCCACCAGATCCTCAAAAGTTTCCCTGGGAGCAGTATCACCTTACTTTGAAAGAAGAGGGTGAACTTAATGCCCAAACACT GGAAAATGTGGTTCAACTCATCTTAAAAGCTCAGAGAAACCCTTTAATCTCTGAACAGGAAGATAGCTCTGAGGTGAAG GAGGCATCAAGGGTAGCTTGTCTCAGAAGCATTGTTCATCAAGCTGATCAAATTCTTAGAAAATACATTACTAAGGCCATTGCTGAAGCAAAAG GAAgtggaaaaggaaagaaagaattGCAGACTTTGGCAAGCCAGttgaacaaacaaaagaaagtatTTCTAGAAAGCGTTCACAACCTAAAAAATCATCCGCACCGTAGCAATACTGTGCAGACGGTAATGAATTCTACAGGACAATGCCTTGCTGGAAATGAGGAATGGGAAAAGAGCGAGGCGAGCGTATCAGTAAGAGACTTGGCTGACAGCCAGAAGCAAAGTCAACAAGGAGACCAGAATTGTGGACAAGATACGTTGAACAACTCTCCTTGGACATCGTATTCTTGTTTTGATGATCACAGAACTCATTTTTGTCTTCAGTGCTTTCCAAAACTCGAAGACAGggaagaatttcaacttttcgtagaaaaattatttaaagtaTTGTTGCTTCAAAATGATTATTAA
- the LOC136914253 gene encoding uncharacterized protein: MDGRILVELKDCSITFVGLVGLQLPCMVSRASPSSPFARLRSLGFLFNMSTSTLNKHFAFSPENLAQGRYHTLISNLFHHVDEQHLLSNLAILIPDGFHVHRRFGRKHLLAIFLGGGVVGNLSQLCFYIFHQTKWGNILPSPKTWGFLGDFIGSKAEILQTSILDKVYTSVYGNAPCMGASAAVCAIIAVQTCANIVSLYDKYMELRRRQRMGTADPGWQNRVMRQVIYEVCHLGFVTGILFMNDVIPLIDSAQDGKGIIDSLLAYQSNGIGHAAHLGGFLFGFLYYVTMLTGYRDQII, from the exons ATGGATGGACGGATTTTGGTGGAATTAAAAGATTGTTCGATTACTTTTGTCGGTCTTGTAGGCCTACAGTTGCCTTGCATGGTATCTAGGGCATCACCAAGCTCGCCATTTGCGCGATTGCGAAGCCTGGGGTTCTTATTTAATATGTCAACTTCCACTTTGAACAAGCACTTTGCTTTCTCGCCTGAAAATCTGGCTCAAGGGAGATATCACACGCTCATCAGTAATCTTTTTCACCATGTAG ATGAACAACATTTGCTGAGTAACTTGGCAATCCTGATACCAGATGGATTCCATGTGCACAGACGATTTGGTCGAAAGCACTTACTGGCAATTTTTTTGGGAGGAGGGGTTGTGGGGAATCTCTCACAGCTCTGTTTCTACATCTTCCATCAGACAAAGTGGGGAAACATTTTACCTTCACCAAAAACTTGGGGATTTCTGGGTGATTTCATTGGAAGCAAAGCGGAAATCTTGCAAACTTCTATACTGGATAAAGTTTATACATCAGTGTATGGAAACGCACCATGCATGGGCGCAAGTGCTGCAGTGTGTGCAATCATTGCTGTTCAGACTTGTGCAAACATTGTTTCATTGTATGACAAATACATGGAACTCAGGAGGCGGCAGAGAATGGGTACAGCTGACCCGGGATGGCAGAATCGAGTCATGCGACAAGTGATTTACGAAGTTTGTCATCTGGGATTCGTAACAGGAATATTGTTCATGAATGATGTAATACCACTGATTGACAGTGCACAAGATGGAAAAGGAATAATAGACTCTCTTCTTGCATATCAATCAAATGGCATTGGTCATGCAGCCCATTTGGGTGGCtttctttttggttttctttattatgTGACCATGTTGACAGGTTACAGAGATCAGATAATTTGA
- the LOC136914262 gene encoding V-type proton ATPase subunit e-like, whose product MEIDGGAEAKAVYPVIVVTAIWVIVGGFIPFLIKGQNRRLIQTMLVLTAVCCWLFWVCAYFAQLNPLIGPEMLPEQLAAAAREWGGKNV is encoded by the exons atggagaTCGACGGGGGAGCAGAAGCAAAGGCCGTGTATCCTGTAATCGTTGTCACAGCAATATGGGTGATTGTAGGTGGATTTATTCCCTTTTTAATCAAAGGACAGAATAGAAG gttGATTCAAACCATGTTGGTTTTGACTGCAGTTTGCTGTTGGTTATT CTGGGTTTGTGCTTATTTCGCTCAACTTAACCCTCTTATTGGCCCAGAAATGCTACCGGAACAATTAGCGGCAGCTGCAAGGGAATGGGGAGGCAAGAACGTGTAG